A genome region from Glycine max cultivar Williams 82 chromosome 5, Glycine_max_v4.0, whole genome shotgun sequence includes the following:
- the LOC100776560 gene encoding uncharacterized protein isoform X2: MARRSPPRVSQTYETGCTWRMLRIFNFREGNGNSRSRSDVLSTFDEKYLQIGVSSRRRRDYSCKSISGIENEQVADWREEVTKMIVDPRFVNKNYQGKDGADCEPNQFLDALQILFSNKELFIKLLQDPNSLLVKQIHDLQSTQVKEPYQQARQKMMTKLKKPQDGNATQCVKPFKPFDRSDLRLSVKPQSSNRIVVLKPGTVNVETSFASPPHSPDSFRSHAQNIMPSYFPFSCIKRKLKHVMRVRRQEQQWRTDDEMSSKFSCSSQGLEDGQKVKQLEIAERNSPINAHPNAGKRLNSYLDLKKRDNIIKLEDSELCMGLETASFGESRSKNSYHTSVGHSEENIHVEGRKGPSQMLNCGSEECEQCTNSLGRSIPRPDSLYLPSMHRYCKHSSITERMRHYSNYQMVHRTRLGLPKEGENGSYNFLEPKIKDSPLAIVNMHTDKLQLFGEDIRIRNSVPGDSLFAHYDIPREPDGRYRDSPTRNIDMNDITGGSRSFLDLHPEIQTFPFSQDVISSRQRTDDYVNMGNKVEHTSAESVVQQFTKDDVTNPQITTFQQDESPIQVMQDKFEESHFEDLIRLSLDPMNNLTFSKDILHNVREILHALSLKWDELTLKRSCDQLLDPSTFVELKELTSQLSGGRILHDCVIEIFMQVYQNCGFPPHVSTKNPNVQAYVVKKLLVKEITELVKLHFHPRPSPLTLEQLAEKDLARRGSWLNIQVVTEDIAIEVEKDVLEKMVLEIASEMDVRSMSTYYSWDDKALWKDYQATIF; encoded by the exons CTGTACGTGGCGAATGTTAAGAATCTTCAATTTTCGTGAAG GAAATGGAAATTCTAGAAGTAGATCAGATGTGCTTAGCACATTTGATGAGAAGTACCTTCAAATTGGT GTAAGTTccagaagaagaagagattATAGTTGTAAAAGTATCAGCGGCATAGAGAATGAACAGGTAGCAGATTGGAGAGAAGAAGTAACAAAGATGATTGTTGACCCGAGATTTGTGAATAAAAATTATCAGGGAAAAGATGGGGCAGACTGTGAGCCTAATCAGTTCTTGGATGCTTTacagattttattttcaaacaagGAGCTTTTCATAAAACTTTTGCAAGATCCCAACTCTTTGTTAGTAAAACAGATTCATGACTTACAAAGTACTCAAGTGAAAGAACCATATCAGCAGGCAAGGCAAAAAATGatgactaaattaaaaaagCCTCAAGATGGTAATGCTACACAATGTGTAAAACCTTTTAAGCCCTTTGATAGATCTGATTTGAGGTTAAGTGTTAAGCCTCAGTCCTCCAACAGAATAGTAGTTTTGAAGCCTGGCACTGTTAATGTGGAAACAAGCTTTGCTAGTCCTCCCCATTCGCCTGATAGCTTCAGATCTCATGCACAAAATATTATGCCTTCATATTTTCCCTTTAGTTGcataaagagaaaattgaaGCATGTCATGAGAGTAAGGAGACAAGAACAGCAGTGGAGGACAGATGATGAAATGTCAAGTAAATTTTCCTGCAGTTCCCAGGGCTTGGAAGATGGTCAAAAAGTAAAACAATTGGAAATTGCTGAGAGAAATTCACCAATTAATGCCCATCCTAATGCTGGAAAAAGGTTGAATTCATATCTTGATCTGAAGAAGAGGGACAATATTATCAAGTTGGAGGATTCTGAGTTATGTATGGGGCTGGAAACTGCTTCATTTGGTGAAAGTCGTAGTAAGAACTCATACCATACTTCAGTTGGCCATTCTGAGGAAAATATACATGTTGAAGGTAGGAAAGGCCCATCTCAGATGTTAAACTGTGGAAGTGAGGAATGTGAACAGTGCACAAACTCTCTAGGGAGATCAATTCCTCGTCCTGACTCTTTGTACTTGCCAAGCATGCATAGGTACTGCAAGCACAGTTCCATTACTGAAAGGATGAGACATTACAGCAACTATCAAATGGTCCACAGAACCAGGTTGGGGCTTCCAAAAGAAGGGGAAAATGGCTCCTATAACTTTTTGGAACCGAAAATCAAGGATTCACCATTGGCCATTGTTAACATGCATACTGATAAGTTGCAACTTTTTGGTGAAGATATTAGAATCAGAAATAGCGTTCCTGGCGACAGTCTATTTGCACATTATGATATTCCTAGAG AACCAGATGGCAGATACAGGGACAGCCCTACTAGGAACATAGACATGAATGATATAACCGGAGGAAGTAGATCGTTTCTG GATTTGCATCCAGAGATCCAGACTTTTCCTTTTTCACAAGATGTTATTTCATCCCGTCAGAGAACAGATGATTATGTAAACATGGGAAACAAAGTTGAACACACCAGTGCTGAATCTGTTGTTCAGCAATTTACTAAGGATGATGTTACCAACCCACAAATCACCACCTTTCAACAAG ATGAGTCACCGATACAAGTAATGCAAGACAAATTTGAAGAGAGCCATTTTGAAGACCTTATAAGACTCTCTTTGGATCCAATGAACAATTTAACCTTCTCCAAGGACATCTTACACAATGTAAGAGAAATTCTGCATGCTCTCAGCTTAAAATGGGATGAACTTACTCTGAAGAGATCATGTGACCAATTGTTAGATCCATCCACCTTTGTTGAACTGAAGGAACTAACTAGCCAACTTTCTGGTGGTAGAATCTTGCATGACTGTGTCATcgaaattttcatgcaggtatATCAGAACTGTGGATTCCCACCTCATGTTTCAACAAAAAATCCAAATGTCCAAGCATATGTTGTGAAGAAACTTCTGGTTAAAGAGATTACAGAACTAGTTAAGTTGCACTTTCACCCTCGTCCATCACCTTTAACGTTAGAACAACTTGCTGAAAAGGACTTGGCAAGACGTGGTTCGTGGCTAAATATCCAAGTTGTTACAGAAGATATTGCAATAGAGGTGGAGAAAGATGTTCTTGAAAAAATGGTATTGGAAATTGCATCTGAGATGGATGTCAGAAGTATGTCTACTTATTACTCGTGGGATGATAAAGCACTATGGAAAGATTATCAAGCTAccattttctga
- the LOC100776560 gene encoding uncharacterized protein isoform X1: protein MARRSPPRVSQTYETGCTWRMLRIFNFREGNSDRRLVSNRRLNAHANGNGNSRSRSDVLSTFDEKYLQIGVSSRRRRDYSCKSISGIENEQVADWREEVTKMIVDPRFVNKNYQGKDGADCEPNQFLDALQILFSNKELFIKLLQDPNSLLVKQIHDLQSTQVKEPYQQARQKMMTKLKKPQDGNATQCVKPFKPFDRSDLRLSVKPQSSNRIVVLKPGTVNVETSFASPPHSPDSFRSHAQNIMPSYFPFSCIKRKLKHVMRVRRQEQQWRTDDEMSSKFSCSSQGLEDGQKVKQLEIAERNSPINAHPNAGKRLNSYLDLKKRDNIIKLEDSELCMGLETASFGESRSKNSYHTSVGHSEENIHVEGRKGPSQMLNCGSEECEQCTNSLGRSIPRPDSLYLPSMHRYCKHSSITERMRHYSNYQMVHRTRLGLPKEGENGSYNFLEPKIKDSPLAIVNMHTDKLQLFGEDIRIRNSVPGDSLFAHYDIPREPDGRYRDSPTRNIDMNDITGGSRSFLDLHPEIQTFPFSQDVISSRQRTDDYVNMGNKVEHTSAESVVQQFTKDDVTNPQITTFQQDESPIQVMQDKFEESHFEDLIRLSLDPMNNLTFSKDILHNVREILHALSLKWDELTLKRSCDQLLDPSTFVELKELTSQLSGGRILHDCVIEIFMQVYQNCGFPPHVSTKNPNVQAYVVKKLLVKEITELVKLHFHPRPSPLTLEQLAEKDLARRGSWLNIQVVTEDIAIEVEKDVLEKMVLEIASEMDVRSMSTYYSWDDKALWKDYQATIF from the exons CTGTACGTGGCGAATGTTAAGAATCTTCAATTTTCGTGAAGGTAATTCTGACAGAAGATTGGTTTCCAATAGGAGGCTGAATGCTCATGCTAATG GAAATGGAAATTCTAGAAGTAGATCAGATGTGCTTAGCACATTTGATGAGAAGTACCTTCAAATTGGT GTAAGTTccagaagaagaagagattATAGTTGTAAAAGTATCAGCGGCATAGAGAATGAACAGGTAGCAGATTGGAGAGAAGAAGTAACAAAGATGATTGTTGACCCGAGATTTGTGAATAAAAATTATCAGGGAAAAGATGGGGCAGACTGTGAGCCTAATCAGTTCTTGGATGCTTTacagattttattttcaaacaagGAGCTTTTCATAAAACTTTTGCAAGATCCCAACTCTTTGTTAGTAAAACAGATTCATGACTTACAAAGTACTCAAGTGAAAGAACCATATCAGCAGGCAAGGCAAAAAATGatgactaaattaaaaaagCCTCAAGATGGTAATGCTACACAATGTGTAAAACCTTTTAAGCCCTTTGATAGATCTGATTTGAGGTTAAGTGTTAAGCCTCAGTCCTCCAACAGAATAGTAGTTTTGAAGCCTGGCACTGTTAATGTGGAAACAAGCTTTGCTAGTCCTCCCCATTCGCCTGATAGCTTCAGATCTCATGCACAAAATATTATGCCTTCATATTTTCCCTTTAGTTGcataaagagaaaattgaaGCATGTCATGAGAGTAAGGAGACAAGAACAGCAGTGGAGGACAGATGATGAAATGTCAAGTAAATTTTCCTGCAGTTCCCAGGGCTTGGAAGATGGTCAAAAAGTAAAACAATTGGAAATTGCTGAGAGAAATTCACCAATTAATGCCCATCCTAATGCTGGAAAAAGGTTGAATTCATATCTTGATCTGAAGAAGAGGGACAATATTATCAAGTTGGAGGATTCTGAGTTATGTATGGGGCTGGAAACTGCTTCATTTGGTGAAAGTCGTAGTAAGAACTCATACCATACTTCAGTTGGCCATTCTGAGGAAAATATACATGTTGAAGGTAGGAAAGGCCCATCTCAGATGTTAAACTGTGGAAGTGAGGAATGTGAACAGTGCACAAACTCTCTAGGGAGATCAATTCCTCGTCCTGACTCTTTGTACTTGCCAAGCATGCATAGGTACTGCAAGCACAGTTCCATTACTGAAAGGATGAGACATTACAGCAACTATCAAATGGTCCACAGAACCAGGTTGGGGCTTCCAAAAGAAGGGGAAAATGGCTCCTATAACTTTTTGGAACCGAAAATCAAGGATTCACCATTGGCCATTGTTAACATGCATACTGATAAGTTGCAACTTTTTGGTGAAGATATTAGAATCAGAAATAGCGTTCCTGGCGACAGTCTATTTGCACATTATGATATTCCTAGAG AACCAGATGGCAGATACAGGGACAGCCCTACTAGGAACATAGACATGAATGATATAACCGGAGGAAGTAGATCGTTTCTG GATTTGCATCCAGAGATCCAGACTTTTCCTTTTTCACAAGATGTTATTTCATCCCGTCAGAGAACAGATGATTATGTAAACATGGGAAACAAAGTTGAACACACCAGTGCTGAATCTGTTGTTCAGCAATTTACTAAGGATGATGTTACCAACCCACAAATCACCACCTTTCAACAAG ATGAGTCACCGATACAAGTAATGCAAGACAAATTTGAAGAGAGCCATTTTGAAGACCTTATAAGACTCTCTTTGGATCCAATGAACAATTTAACCTTCTCCAAGGACATCTTACACAATGTAAGAGAAATTCTGCATGCTCTCAGCTTAAAATGGGATGAACTTACTCTGAAGAGATCATGTGACCAATTGTTAGATCCATCCACCTTTGTTGAACTGAAGGAACTAACTAGCCAACTTTCTGGTGGTAGAATCTTGCATGACTGTGTCATcgaaattttcatgcaggtatATCAGAACTGTGGATTCCCACCTCATGTTTCAACAAAAAATCCAAATGTCCAAGCATATGTTGTGAAGAAACTTCTGGTTAAAGAGATTACAGAACTAGTTAAGTTGCACTTTCACCCTCGTCCATCACCTTTAACGTTAGAACAACTTGCTGAAAAGGACTTGGCAAGACGTGGTTCGTGGCTAAATATCCAAGTTGTTACAGAAGATATTGCAATAGAGGTGGAGAAAGATGTTCTTGAAAAAATGGTATTGGAAATTGCATCTGAGATGGATGTCAGAAGTATGTCTACTTATTACTCGTGGGATGATAAAGCACTATGGAAAGATTATCAAGCTAccattttctga